A window of Streptomyces sp. NBC_01689 genomic DNA:
CGAGCGGGTCTGGCACGCGCTGGTCGCCCCCCACTGGCCACGGCTGCGCGCCGTGCTGGAGGCCGACATCGCCTTCCGGGCCCGCAGGCTCGCGGACGACGGGCTGTCCGGGCTCTTCGCCGATCTCCATCCCGCGCTGAGCTGGGCGAACGGCACCCTGACGCTGCACCGGCGGACCGAGCACGACCGGGAACTCGGCGGCGACGGTCTGGTCCTCGCCCCCAGCGTCTTCGTGTGGCCGGACGTGGCGGCGGGCTTCGACCCGCCCTGGCAGGGCACCGTCGTCTATCCGGCACGTGGCATCGGTGATCTGTGGCAGGCCCCGAGGTCCGGTTCCGACGCCCTCGTACGGCTGCTGGGAGCCAACCGGGCCGCGATCCTGGGCGGTCTCGGTGAACCGGCGACCACCAGCGCGCTCGCCCACCGGCACGGGCTCGCCCTGTCGTCCGTCTCGGCCCATCTGTCGGTGCTCCGCGACGCGGGCCTGCTCGTCTCGCGGCGCTACGGCCATCAGGTGCTCTACGAGCGCACGCCGCTGGGCACGGCGCTCGCGGACGCCTGAGCGGTC
This region includes:
- a CDS encoding ArsR/SmtB family transcription factor, with the protein product MPVHMRFGPDDLLRCRFGISPLWETQGAARVLGRVRLQGYHLPWLRQTEAAARELDLTPLWLLMPSPGHTPDFLCPPPAGPLTSIEEDLGRLRATDPAVARDDLARSLADTPGAAETPHGRAMLADPARAVRELADLCERVWHALVAPHWPRLRAVLEADIAFRARRLADDGLSGLFADLHPALSWANGTLTLHRRTEHDRELGGDGLVLAPSVFVWPDVAAGFDPPWQGTVVYPARGIGDLWQAPRSGSDALVRLLGANRAAILGGLGEPATTSALAHRHGLALSSVSAHLSVLRDAGLLVSRRYGHQVLYERTPLGTALADA